The Methylococcus sp. Mc7 genomic sequence TTCCGCCGTACGGGGCGGCAGCGAGTGCCTGCCGCTGTTGCACGTCGTGGAGCTGGTCCGGCCGCTGCTGGCCGGAGACCTGGACCTTGGCTTGTTCCGGCATGCGGCGGTGCTCCTGGCATTTGCCGTGGCGGCGATTTTCCTTGCCATCTGGCGCCTGCAACGCAGGCTGACGCAATAATCCCTCATGCTCGACCACATCACGCGGCTGGAACGGTCGCTGGACCAATGTTTCGGTAAAGACCGGTTTGTGCTGCGGCGCAGCCTGCAACGCCTGAAAACCGTGGCAGGAAAGACACCTCCCCCGGCGGAGGAGCTGGAGGCGGTCGCCCGGCGGATCGATGCGTCGATCGCTCTGTGTTCGGCGCGGGTGGCCGCCGTGCCCGCGCTGGAATATCCCGAAGAGCTGCCGGTGTCCGAAAGGCGCGGCGAGATCGCCGAGGCGATCCGGCAGAACCAGGTCGTGATCGTGTGCGGCGAGACCGGTTCCGGCAAGACCACCCAGTTGCCTAAGATTTGCCTCGAGGCGGGCCGCGGCATCAAGGGCTACATCGGCCATACCCAGCCGCGCCGCATCGCCGCACGCAGCGTGGCCGGGCGCATCGCCGACGAGCTGAAGCGCCCCTTGGGCGAGACGGTCGGTTACAAGGTCCGCTTCCACGACCAGACCCGGCCGGACAGCCTCATCAAGCTGATGACCGACGGCATCCTGCTGGCCGAGACCCAGGCCGACCGCTTCCTGGACCAGTACGACACCCTCATCGTCGACGAGGCCCACGAGCGCAGCCTCAACATCGACTTCCTGCTGGGCTACCTGAAATGGCTGCTGCCCAGGCGGCGCGACCTCAAGCTGGTCATCACCTCGGCGACCATCGACCCCGAGCGCTTCTCCCGCCACTTCGATGACGCCCCCATCGTCAGCGTCTCCGGGCGCACCTATCCGGTGGAAATCCGCTACCGTCCACCCGATTTGGCCGGCGAGGAGAGCGACGAGACCGACCGCGGCGAGCAGCAGGCGATCCTGGATGCGGTGGATGAGCTGCACCGTGAGAACACCGGCGACATCCTGATTTTCCTGAGCGGTGAGCGGGAGATTCGCGACACCGCCGAATCCTTGCGCAAGCATCATCCGGCCGACTGCGAGGTGCTGCCGCTGTACTCGCGGCTGGCGGTATCCGACCAGGAGAAGATCTTCAAGCCGCACGGCCGCCGCCGCATCGTGCTGGCCACCAACGTGGCCGAAACCTCGCTGACGGTGCCCGGCATCCGCGGAGTGATCGACGCCGGCTATGCCCGGATCAGCCGTTACAGCCACCGCAGCAAGCTGCAGCGCCTGCCGATCGAGAAGGTGTCCCGCGCCTCGGCCAGCCAGCGCGCCGGCCGTTGCGGCCGGGTCGGGCCGGGGGTGTGCATCCGGTTGTATTCGGAGCAGGATTTTCAGAACCGGCCGGAATTCACCGATCCGGAGATCCTGCGCACCAACCTGGCCGCCGTCATCCTGCAGATGAAGGCGCTGAACCTGGGCGACATCCGCGCTTTCCCCTTCGTCGAACCGCCCGACGAGCGGCTGGTGCGGGACGGCCTCAAGACCCTGCAGGAAATCAATGCGCTGGACGAGAATGGCCGATTGACCGAACTGGGCCGCCGCCTCGCCAAGCTCCCGGTCGATCCGCGCCTGGGCCGCATCCTTCTGGCCGGCGCCGACGAGAACTGTCTGAACGAGGTCTGCATCATCGTCGCCGCCCTGAGCGTGCCCGACCCGCGCGAGCGCCCGGTGGACAAGGCCCAGGCCGCCGACCAGAAGCATGCCCGGTTCCGCCATCCGGATTCGGACTTCATGGCGATCCTGGCGCTGTGGAAAGACTACGAGGAACAGCGCGGGCATCTCTCCGGCAGCAAGCTGCGCCAGTATTGCCGCGACAATTTCCTGTCGGCCCTGCGGATGCGCGAATGGCGCGACATCCACCAGCAGATCCTGGAAGTCATCAAGGGGGAACTGAGCCTTCGGATGAACCAGGTGCCCGCCGACTACGGCGAGATCCACCGGGCCCTACTGACCGGGCTGTTGTGCCATGTCGGTTTCCGCCAGGACCAGAGCGAATACGTCGGGGTGCGTGGGCAGAAGTTCCAGATCTTCCCCGGTTCGTTCCTGTTCAAGGCCCGGCCGGTGTGGATCGTCTCGGCCGAGCAGGTCGAGACCAGCCGGGTCTATGCCCGCACCGTGGCCAAAATCGAGCCGGAATGGATCGAAAAGTGCGGCGCTCACCTGTTGAAGCGCCACTATTACGAGCCGCACTGGGAGCGTAAGGCCGCGCGGGGCGCGGTGTTCGAGCGCACCGCCTTATACGGCCTCAGCGTGCAGAACGGCCGCAAAGTGCCTTACGAGAACGTCGATCCGGCGGCGGCGCGGGAGCTGTTCATCCGCTCGGCCCTGGTGCGCATGGACTACGACAGCAAGGCCCCGTTCCTGCTGGCGAACCGCAAGCTGCTGGAGGAGGCGGAATACTCCCAGCAGAAGGAGCGCCGAGTCGACCTGGTGGTGGACGAGGAGACCCTGTACCGCTTCTTCGACGAGCGGGTGCCCGCCGAAGTGGTCAACGGCGCCAGTTTCGAAGTCTGGCGCAAGGCCGCCGAGCGCCGCGAGCCCCGGCTGCTGATGCTGTCGCGGGAAGACATCACGCTGGACGCCGGCGGGGCAGGGGCCGCGGCCGATTTCCCGGACGAATTGGCGCTGGGGCCGGTGCGGCTGAAGCTGGAATACCGCTTCGAGCCGGGCCACGAGGACGACGGCGTCACCGCCATCGTGCCGCTGCACGTGCTCAATCAGATCGACCCCGAGCCGCTGCGCTGGCTGGTGCCGGGGCTGTACCGCGAGAAGGTGGTGGCCCTGATCAAGTCCTTGCCCAAGACCTGGCGCATCCATTTCGTGCCCGCCCCCGATTTCGCCGACCGCGCCCTGCCCATGCTGGACTATCGCCAAGGTTCGCTGCCGGCGGAACTGGCGAAGGCGCTGAAGAAAATCGGCGGGGTGGCGCCGCCGGTTTCCGCCTTCGACGAAGCCGCGCTGCCGGTGCATCTGCGCATGAACTACGCCCTGGTCGACGAAAACAACGTGGTGATCGCCCGCTCCCGAGACCTCGGCCGGCTCCAGGCGAGCCACGGCGCCGAAGCCGGCCGCAACTTCCAGAACATCGCCCGCCAGGAGGTTGCGATTTCCGGGCGGCGGGCCTGGGATTTCGACGACCTGC encodes the following:
- the hrpA gene encoding ATP-dependent RNA helicase HrpA, encoding MLDHITRLERSLDQCFGKDRFVLRRSLQRLKTVAGKTPPPAEELEAVARRIDASIALCSARVAAVPALEYPEELPVSERRGEIAEAIRQNQVVIVCGETGSGKTTQLPKICLEAGRGIKGYIGHTQPRRIAARSVAGRIADELKRPLGETVGYKVRFHDQTRPDSLIKLMTDGILLAETQADRFLDQYDTLIVDEAHERSLNIDFLLGYLKWLLPRRRDLKLVITSATIDPERFSRHFDDAPIVSVSGRTYPVEIRYRPPDLAGEESDETDRGEQQAILDAVDELHRENTGDILIFLSGEREIRDTAESLRKHHPADCEVLPLYSRLAVSDQEKIFKPHGRRRIVLATNVAETSLTVPGIRGVIDAGYARISRYSHRSKLQRLPIEKVSRASASQRAGRCGRVGPGVCIRLYSEQDFQNRPEFTDPEILRTNLAAVILQMKALNLGDIRAFPFVEPPDERLVRDGLKTLQEINALDENGRLTELGRRLAKLPVDPRLGRILLAGADENCLNEVCIIVAALSVPDPRERPVDKAQAADQKHARFRHPDSDFMAILALWKDYEEQRGHLSGSKLRQYCRDNFLSALRMREWRDIHQQILEVIKGELSLRMNQVPADYGEIHRALLTGLLCHVGFRQDQSEYVGVRGQKFQIFPGSFLFKARPVWIVSAEQVETSRVYARTVAKIEPEWIEKCGAHLLKRHYYEPHWERKAARGAVFERTALYGLSVQNGRKVPYENVDPAAARELFIRSALVRMDYDSKAPFLLANRKLLEEAEYSQQKERRVDLVVDEETLYRFFDERVPAEVVNGASFEVWRKAAERREPRLLMLSREDITLDAGGAGAAADFPDELALGPVRLKLEYRFEPGHEDDGVTAIVPLHVLNQIDPEPLRWLVPGLYREKVVALIKSLPKTWRIHFVPAPDFADRALPMLDYRQGSLPAELAKALKKIGGVAPPVSAFDEAALPVHLRMNYALVDENNVVIARSRDLGRLQASHGAEAGRNFQNIARQEVAISGRRAWDFDDLPAAYCGRVDGQDLHGFPAIVDEGETVGVRVFDLADEARLRHEFGLIRLFRLTLAREIKYLRKNLPLSAASELLYRQLPPAGRDLREDLQDRIMAALFLDDRPELRTREAFEARAELLRSELVTKANEVGKTVEQLLGLYGECRSALKTLRAGPAAEDAGEQLDRLVRAGFVAATPYERLRHYSRYLKALLHRLDKSRQDPARDARLQAEIMAFWRPYWESVEKGKAPNPPERDELRWALEEFRVSLFAQQMKTAYPVSAKRLRELWSQRVSPQR